Part of the Ictalurus furcatus strain D&B chromosome 28, Billie_1.0, whole genome shotgun sequence genome is shown below.
atgtaccattttaagggggaaaaaaagatcattttgtatttgatgaccacaacacatctcaaaaaagcagggacggggcaacaaaaggctgtaaatgtaagtgttagaaaaaataaacatctggaggttaattggcaacaggtcagtaacatgattgggtataaaaagagtatcttagagaggcagattctttcagaagtaaagatgggcagaggttcaccaatctgtaaacaactgcatctacaatttgtggaacaatttcagaataatgttcctcaatgtaaaattgtgaagaccatgaatatctcatcatctacagtacataatttcatcaaaagattctgaggaTCTGGAGAAAGCTTTTGAAGATGTTCTGTATTGAGGAATGGGGTAAGATTCCTCCatgccaatgtgcaggactgatcaacacttactggaaagtttagttgcagttattgctgcacaagggggtcactcCAGATAcagaaagcaaaggttcatatacttttgccactctcagatatgtaatattggatcattttcctcaataaatgaaTGTCAGAGTgctatatttttgtctcatttgtttaatagggttctctttatctactttgactacttgtgtgaaaatgtgatgtcgttttaggtcatatttatgcaaaaatatagaaagggttcacaaactttcaaacaccactgtaaaCACATCTGCCTGGCTATACTAGAAATATTTGCGTTGCACAGTACAACTCCTTATAGGATGTTTTAAATGCCATACTACATTTTAGAATCTGTCTGTTAGAAAGAAATTgagacaaatattttattttattttattttttatttaactgtcaATTAGCACAATGGAACATCAGCACAAAAAGAcgttttaatataaaacatgtcCATCGCCAACTGGCAATGAAAACCATAAAAATTCTGGGCCATTTAATATCATAAAAGACTAATAACAAGAAGGCCTTACTTTTTATTCAATATATGATATTCAGTATATGAATTCCTTATGGAAACATGTTGTGGAATTTAATAAGAATTTCTACGTTGTAGTTCAGAAAACTTCTACTGAAACAagcaaaatgcaaacaaatattatatatttaaaaagtaatgGTTCCTTTTAGCTCTGTGCACATAAGTGTTTGAAAAACCAACTTGTAACTTTTTAATATTGTGTAATGTTGGATGGAgctgtataaaatattatacagcTTCACCCAACATTACACAATATCAACACCAAAATATGGGTTCAAATTTAGGAACCATACTACAGACGAGTGACACTGAAGAAAGTGCTGGTATCCCCAATTATATAAGGATAGTTCACTGGGTCTATGAGAACTCTTAGCTTTGTTCCTTTCTCAAACCTGACCACTTGACTTAAACTAACAGACTGATGCCAGTAGTCCACACATTGCATCGTGTCTTTGCTGTTTATGACATCTATCCATTTCGTGTATGAAGTATGGTGCTGCTTAATAGAGGTACTCAAAAACAAATTGCTCGTACATGTATGCATATCAGGAATATAGTAGCCCATTCTCAGATTCACAAAGTATAGGCCTTTCTTAGACACAACAAGGGACGTGCCGTTGTCCTCCAGTTTGAATAGGTTTCCATTGATAGTgtgtgtctgccaaatgtaaatTTCGTTCTCATATAAAGTTGGAACCACTTTCCCATCTGGTCCAACTGCAGCTataagagaggaagaaagattTAGGCATGGTGGTCAAATTGGCTTCGATTCATGTACATGTAAACAGATGTTTATGTGAAGGCTTGAACAATtaagaaagaata
Proteins encoded:
- the LOC128603297 gene encoding uncharacterized protein LOC128603297, which produces MTMQWCWHMKRHETGVRRATGFLMVMLWLQASLRVTEAAIIPKQSEGHDYQTDVQRYVAVHPSKNTRRAADTVRLQTAVGPDGKVVPTLYENEIYIWQTHTINGNLFKLEDNGTSLVVSKKGLYFVNLRMGYYIPDMHTCTSNLFLSTSIKQHHTSYTKWIDVINSKDTMQCVDYWHQSVSLSQVVRFEKGTKLRVLIDPVNYPYIIGDTSTFFSVTRL